A window from Moritella yayanosii encodes these proteins:
- a CDS encoding ABC transporter permease codes for MFTMIYKRLFTAMFSLMIVGVLVFFVTESLPGDFCTSYLGQNASGTRLEQCRIDNNLNAPLIERFALWSENIVNGNLGTSLKRQKPVSDILIPRLENTLILGGIAASIGIPIAILLGCIAGLRVNTKSDHIISMASLFTMTVPEFVTATLLTLVFSIWLPWFPAVTLIGDSASFSELLPNLVLPAITLSMVMIAHILRMVRACMITVMNSDYIKMCHLKGMPYWHIVFYHALPNALLPAINIIALTIAWLLGGVVIIEQVFNYPGIGSLMIAAIYDRDLPVVQGIAIALAVIYILVNLCADLLTGVLNPKLRTLQGY; via the coding sequence ATGTTTACCATGATTTATAAACGCCTTTTCACCGCAATGTTTTCTCTTATGATTGTGGGTGTTCTGGTTTTTTTTGTTACTGAATCATTACCCGGTGACTTTTGTACTAGTTATTTAGGACAAAATGCCAGCGGCACTCGATTAGAACAATGTCGCATCGACAATAATTTAAACGCCCCTTTAATTGAACGTTTTGCACTTTGGTCCGAAAATATTGTTAATGGCAATTTGGGCACATCGTTAAAACGTCAAAAACCCGTTAGTGACATACTTATTCCTCGATTAGAAAACACCTTAATTCTTGGCGGCATAGCAGCCTCGATAGGGATCCCAATCGCCATTCTGCTTGGCTGTATCGCCGGCCTTAGAGTCAATACAAAATCAGACCATATTATCTCAATGGCTTCCCTTTTCACTATGACAGTACCTGAATTTGTAACCGCCACCCTATTAACGTTAGTATTTAGTATCTGGCTGCCCTGGTTTCCAGCCGTGACGTTAATCGGAGACAGTGCTTCGTTTTCTGAATTACTGCCTAACTTAGTACTACCAGCCATTACCCTGTCGATGGTCATGATTGCCCATATATTACGCATGGTGCGCGCATGTATGATCACCGTAATGAATTCAGATTATATTAAAATGTGTCACTTAAAAGGCATGCCTTATTGGCATATCGTTTTTTATCATGCACTTCCTAATGCCCTGCTTCCGGCTATTAACATTATCGCGCTTACTATTGCCTGGCTACTTGGTGGTGTTGTTATCATTGAACAAGTATTCAACTACCCTGGTATTGGCAGTCTGATGATTGCAGCTATTTACGATAGAGACCTCCCGGTCGTGCAAGGTATTGCCATCGCTTTAGCGGTTATTTATATTTTGGTTAACCTTTGTGCAGATCTGCTAACCGGTGTTCTTAATCCTAAACTTCGCACACTGCAAGGATATTAA
- a CDS encoding ABC transporter permease produces the protein MSQIKLYVDFFKQLSATPSAKVGLILFISHIILACFATYIIPYDYGQTDSFNILKGPSLEHWFGTDQLGRDILSRTIMGGRAALMITFAGSFIAILWGSCLGIITGFVGGRFDEVVMRFIDALLSIPWILFLLLIISVIGQSDATLILTLGFFYGIAVIRVVRGATLDVITHDYILAARLRGERTSSIIRYEILPNIMNVILVDGAMRWSWMLLIFSSLSFLGFGINPPTPDWGLMIADTRGFMSVAPWATLAPLIALSSLIFSINIISDALSKVVGLNRDNSSPV, from the coding sequence ATGAGTCAGATTAAATTGTACGTGGACTTTTTTAAACAACTTAGCGCCACACCATCCGCTAAAGTTGGTTTAATCTTATTCATTTCCCATATTATATTAGCTTGTTTTGCTACCTATATTATTCCCTATGATTATGGACAAACCGACAGCTTTAATATTCTTAAGGGTCCAAGCCTGGAACACTGGTTCGGCACCGACCAATTAGGCCGAGATATCTTAAGCCGAACCATTATGGGCGGCAGAGCGGCGCTAATGATTACCTTTGCGGGGAGTTTCATCGCCATACTATGGGGCAGCTGCTTAGGCATTATTACCGGCTTTGTAGGCGGACGTTTTGACGAAGTCGTGATGCGTTTCATCGATGCGTTATTATCCATTCCCTGGATCCTATTTTTACTGCTGATCATCAGTGTGATTGGACAGAGCGATGCGACATTAATTTTAACCTTAGGCTTTTTCTACGGTATTGCTGTGATAAGAGTTGTTAGGGGTGCCACCCTTGACGTTATTACTCATGACTATATTTTAGCCGCACGCTTACGCGGAGAACGCACCAGTTCTATCATTCGCTATGAAATCTTACCTAATATCATGAATGTTATCTTAGTGGATGGCGCGATGCGCTGGTCATGGATGTTACTCATTTTCAGTTCTTTATCTTTCTTAGGCTTTGGTATTAACCCGCCGACGCCAGATTGGGGCTTGATGATCGCAGATACGCGAGGATTTATGTCAGTCGCACCTTGGGCTACCCTTGCACCGTTAATCGCTTTAAGCTCACTTATATTTTCAATCAATATTATTTCAGACGCCTTATCAAAAGTGGTTGGTCTAAATCGTGATAACAGCTCGCCAGTATAA
- a CDS encoding ABC transporter ATP-binding protein has translation MNHIIEVSNLNLGFNNKSGDFCHILKDVNLQVKPKDIIGLVGESGSGKSTLALALMGYTNDGCFIKSGAIHFDNKDIVQLPIKELAAIRGSQIALIPQNAGQALTPTMKVGPQIQEVLQFHSDIDKANYKSRVIELLNDVKLPDPEQIFSRYPHQLSGGQQQRVAIAMALAVKPELLILDEPTTGLDATTQVHILDLLKALIHKHNVAMVFVSHDFGAVSRLCNKVCVMYKGEIVEHGDIKKVLLEPEHSYTQALLKAVPVIGKNQKNTLPVTPQDEVEKETSISLNNLKISYHRNTLWQSITRKAEPEATVDNINLTLKKGETLALIGESGSGKSTILKTIAGLHKANSGEIIFNGKPLEILEKRTKEQKKQIQMIFQNPDASLNPKQTILQILSKPLQLYFNMNSAQCHTRAKELLIQVHLNPDYLYRYPTMLSGGEKQRVAIARAFASEPELLLCDEITSALDVTVQDTVLTLLKELQLKFNTSYIFIAHDLAIVESIADQIAILNNGRICEVGPTKSVFTNPSHPYTKTLLNSVLKPEINM, from the coding sequence ATGAACCATATAATCGAAGTTTCAAATTTAAATTTGGGATTCAACAATAAATCGGGGGATTTCTGTCATATTCTCAAAGATGTCAATCTCCAAGTTAAACCCAAAGATATTATCGGTCTGGTGGGTGAATCCGGCTCAGGAAAAAGCACCTTAGCCCTGGCTTTAATGGGATACACCAACGACGGTTGTTTTATTAAATCTGGCGCTATCCATTTTGATAATAAAGATATCGTACAGCTACCCATCAAAGAGTTAGCCGCAATCCGAGGTAGTCAAATCGCATTAATACCTCAAAATGCAGGACAAGCATTAACGCCAACCATGAAAGTGGGTCCGCAAATACAAGAAGTGTTACAATTTCATAGTGATATTGACAAAGCAAATTATAAATCGAGAGTCATTGAGCTATTAAACGATGTTAAATTACCAGATCCAGAACAAATATTTTCACGTTATCCACACCAACTGTCAGGCGGTCAACAACAACGCGTAGCAATTGCGATGGCGTTAGCGGTCAAACCTGAGCTACTCATTTTAGATGAGCCAACCACTGGCCTTGATGCGACCACTCAGGTCCATATTCTGGATTTATTAAAAGCATTAATCCATAAACATAACGTGGCGATGGTTTTTGTAAGTCATGACTTTGGTGCGGTTTCTCGACTGTGTAATAAAGTATGTGTGATGTATAAAGGCGAGATAGTCGAACACGGTGACATCAAAAAAGTATTATTAGAACCTGAACATAGCTACACCCAAGCGTTACTAAAAGCAGTACCGGTTATTGGTAAAAACCAAAAAAACACCCTGCCAGTAACGCCGCAAGATGAGGTGGAAAAAGAAACCAGCATCTCGTTAAATAATCTAAAAATATCCTATCACCGTAACACGTTATGGCAATCAATAACCCGAAAAGCAGAGCCTGAAGCCACCGTCGACAATATCAATTTAACGTTAAAGAAAGGTGAAACACTGGCCTTAATTGGTGAGTCGGGTAGTGGTAAATCCACCATTCTTAAAACCATTGCAGGATTACACAAAGCCAACAGCGGTGAAATAATCTTTAATGGCAAACCATTAGAGATCCTGGAAAAACGAACCAAAGAACAGAAAAAACAGATCCAAATGATATTTCAAAATCCCGATGCTTCGTTAAACCCCAAGCAAACGATTTTGCAGATTTTATCTAAACCATTACAACTCTATTTTAATATGAATAGTGCTCAGTGCCATACCAGAGCAAAAGAATTATTGATACAAGTTCACCTCAATCCAGACTATCTGTATCGCTACCCAACCATGCTGTCTGGTGGTGAAAAACAACGGGTGGCAATAGCAAGAGCCTTTGCGTCCGAGCCCGAGTTATTGCTTTGTGATGAGATAACCTCAGCGTTAGATGTAACCGTGCAAGATACCGTATTGACATTACTCAAAGAGCTGCAACTAAAATTCAATACCAGTTATATTTTTATCGCGCATGATTTGGCGATTGTCGAGTCGATTGCAGATCAAATTGCCATACTGAACAACGGTCGAATTTGTGAAGTCGGACCAACCAAGTCCGTATTTACTAATCCGAGTCACCCATACACAAAAACCTTATTAAACTCAGTTCTAAAACCAGAAATAAATATGTGA
- a CDS encoding formate dehydrogenase accessory sulfurtransferase FdhD — translation MPQLPKIIRTNSSVEHTMTVNIMDEYGDTMTKEIACEHPLTIYLNWVEIVTVMTLGVRPADLVLGYLKNQGFIEDIAAIESVIIDWDTNSAAVITRESTDGLADKLSKKTVTSGCGQGTMFGNVMKKLEGITLPQPKLRQSKLYALLEALTHHNATYKAAGAVHGCAVCKDTTILSFVEDVGRHNAVDTLAGEMWLKGQTGEDKIFYTTGRLTSEMVIKVAQMGIPVLLSRSGATQMGYDLAKQLGITMIARAKGNRFQVYNGMANLILDVKGPDAEALALAQEQEQSSTLTGNNA, via the coding sequence ATGCCGCAATTACCAAAAATAATTAGAACTAATTCTTCAGTTGAGCACACCATGACCGTCAACATCATGGATGAATATGGTGATACCATGACCAAAGAAATCGCGTGTGAACATCCGTTAACGATTTATTTAAACTGGGTAGAAATTGTCACCGTGATGACGCTCGGTGTCCGCCCTGCCGACCTCGTGCTTGGATATTTAAAAAACCAAGGTTTCATTGAAGACATTGCCGCGATTGAATCTGTGATTATTGATTGGGATACCAATTCTGCCGCCGTGATCACCCGTGAAAGTACCGATGGTTTAGCAGATAAGTTATCGAAAAAAACCGTTACCTCAGGCTGTGGTCAAGGCACCATGTTTGGCAACGTAATGAAAAAATTAGAAGGTATCACACTGCCACAACCTAAACTGCGCCAGTCAAAGCTGTATGCTTTGTTAGAAGCATTAACTCATCACAACGCCACTTATAAAGCGGCCGGTGCAGTGCATGGCTGTGCAGTGTGTAAAGACACCACGATTTTATCGTTTGTCGAAGATGTTGGCCGTCACAATGCAGTTGATACCTTGGCTGGAGAAATGTGGTTAAAAGGTCAAACAGGTGAAGATAAGATCTTTTATACCACGGGTCGCCTCACGTCTGAGATGGTGATCAAAGTAGCGCAAATGGGTATTCCGGTATTGCTATCTCGCTCGGGAGCCACGCAAATGGGCTACGACTTAGCGAAGCAACTGGGTATTACCATGATTGCTCGCGCCAAAGGCAATCGCTTTCAAGTATATAACGGTATGGCGAACCTGATTTTAGATGTCAAAGGTCCTGACGCAGAAGCACTAGCGCTAGCACAAGAACAGGAACAATCATCAACACTCACCGGTAACAATGCATAA
- a CDS encoding enoyl-CoA hydratase/isomerase family protein: protein MEASVLFDELATNDGHVIGIITLNKARQLHALSADMFPLLHRQLLAWQDDKRIVSVLLTSTGEKAFCAGGDVKSLQQVLVATKGHEAKQQVVSEYFVAEYQVDYLLHNFGKPLIVWGDGIIMGGGLGLFMGASHRVVTETARIAMPEITIGLFPDVGATWFLNRLPQPGVGLFLGLTGASINANDAKYLGLSEYLIPAVQQERVLTDLRELNWHSDSAEHSAQVDSVLNALYDDSLFLADNLSIHQDLFTALSLKTSLTDVISCIETHNCDNTWLQKSINKLLLGSPISAHILYRQVNQYTQLSLAACFQLELDLAVNVCLNADLIEGVRALLVDKDNQPNWLHKRIADVPVDFVDGLFVSPWEIESHPLRAL from the coding sequence ATGGAAGCAAGCGTATTATTTGATGAGTTAGCCACGAATGATGGCCATGTCATTGGTATTATCACCCTTAATAAAGCACGACAGTTGCATGCTCTGAGCGCCGATATGTTCCCCTTGTTACATCGGCAGTTACTGGCTTGGCAGGATGATAAGCGAATTGTCAGTGTGTTGCTGACCAGTACTGGCGAGAAAGCCTTTTGTGCCGGTGGCGATGTGAAATCATTACAACAAGTGTTAGTGGCCACTAAGGGGCATGAGGCTAAGCAGCAGGTCGTGAGTGAATATTTTGTTGCTGAGTATCAAGTTGACTATCTACTGCACAACTTTGGTAAACCACTGATTGTTTGGGGTGATGGCATTATCATGGGTGGCGGGTTAGGGCTGTTCATGGGGGCAAGTCATCGCGTTGTTACTGAAACCGCAAGAATAGCGATGCCGGAGATCACCATAGGTTTATTCCCTGACGTTGGCGCTACATGGTTTTTAAATCGTTTACCACAGCCGGGTGTTGGACTGTTTCTGGGTCTCACTGGAGCAAGTATTAATGCCAACGATGCTAAATACCTTGGTTTAAGCGAGTATTTAATTCCCGCCGTTCAGCAAGAACGAGTACTTACTGATTTACGTGAACTTAATTGGCATTCAGACTCTGCGGAGCATTCGGCTCAAGTTGATTCGGTGCTAAATGCGCTTTATGATGACAGTTTGTTTTTAGCGGATAATCTCTCTATACACCAAGATTTATTTACCGCGTTAAGTTTAAAAACTAGCTTAACGGATGTGATCAGTTGTATAGAAACGCATAACTGTGATAATACTTGGCTACAGAAAAGTATTAATAAGTTACTGCTAGGTAGTCCGATATCTGCGCATATTTTATACCGACAGGTAAACCAATACACTCAATTGTCGTTAGCCGCCTGTTTTCAGTTGGAATTAGATTTAGCTGTTAATGTGTGTTTAAACGCGGATCTTATTGAAGGTGTAAGAGCCTTGCTAGTCGATAAAGACAATCAACCGAATTGGTTACATAAACGAATCGCCGATGTGCCCGTTGATTTTGTTGATGGCTTATTTGTCTCTCCTTGGGAAATAGAGTCGCACCCACTGCGTGCGCTTTAG
- a CDS encoding PhnA domain-containing protein: MTIETTLLQRSGSKCEMCTAESNLTAYELPESPEKSSDCAVMVCGTCLDQINDSDTLDENHWRCLNDSMWSQVPAVQVLAYRMLHCLNADWSRDLLDMMYMEEDVKAWAEKGVLIAAMTDTPARDVNGTILKAGDNVNIIKDLPVKGSSLVIKRGTAVRNIGLTDNPLHIQGRANGTAMVIISAYCKKM, translated from the coding sequence ATGACTATCGAAACAACGCTATTACAACGCAGTGGTTCTAAATGTGAAATGTGCACAGCAGAATCTAACCTAACCGCTTATGAGCTACCGGAATCACCAGAAAAAAGCTCTGACTGTGCAGTAATGGTTTGTGGTACTTGCCTTGATCAAATCAACGACTCAGATACTCTTGATGAAAACCACTGGCGCTGCCTAAATGACAGCATGTGGAGCCAAGTACCAGCCGTACAAGTACTTGCTTATCGCATGTTACACTGCCTAAATGCAGATTGGTCACGTGACCTACTTGATATGATGTATATGGAAGAAGATGTTAAAGCATGGGCTGAAAAAGGCGTATTAATTGCGGCGATGACTGACACACCGGCACGTGACGTGAACGGTACAATTTTAAAAGCTGGCGACAACGTAAACATCATCAAAGACTTACCAGTTAAAGGATCAAGCTTAGTGATTAAACGCGGTACCGCAGTGCGTAATATCGGTTTAACCGATAATCCATTGCACATTCAAGGCCGAGCCAACGGTACTGCAATGGTGATCATTTCTGCATACTGCAAAAAAATGTAG
- a CDS encoding YebC/PmpR family DNA-binding transcriptional regulator: MGRAFQNRKLSMAKTAGMKTKIYSKYGKEIYVCAKTGGGDPDHNLSLRRIIEKAKKDQVPSHVIERAIEKASGAGGEDYERASYEGFGPGNCMVIVECLTDNCKRTFTEVRQAFVKNGAKLGAQGSVSHMFDHQAVFEFKFDDEDAVLETLMEAEVDVADVENEDGTITVYVPHTEFYKTKVALSDAFAGIEFDAEDITFLAQVETEVTGDDVEMLERFLDALNDCDDVQDVYHNAIID; this comes from the coding sequence ATGGGCAGAGCGTTCCAAAACCGTAAATTATCGATGGCTAAAACAGCTGGCATGAAAACTAAGATCTACTCTAAATATGGTAAAGAGATCTATGTCTGTGCAAAAACGGGTGGAGGCGACCCTGACCATAACTTAAGTCTTCGCCGTATCATTGAAAAAGCGAAAAAAGATCAAGTGCCTAGTCACGTTATCGAGCGTGCAATTGAAAAAGCATCAGGCGCTGGTGGTGAAGATTATGAACGCGCAAGTTATGAAGGTTTTGGTCCTGGTAACTGCATGGTTATCGTGGAATGTCTAACGGACAACTGTAAACGTACTTTCACTGAAGTTCGTCAAGCATTCGTTAAGAATGGCGCGAAGCTTGGTGCTCAAGGTTCGGTATCACACATGTTTGATCATCAAGCGGTATTTGAATTTAAATTTGATGACGAAGATGCGGTATTAGAAACATTAATGGAAGCAGAAGTTGATGTTGCTGATGTTGAGAACGAAGACGGTACTATTACTGTTTATGTTCCACACACTGAATTCTACAAAACTAAAGTCGCATTATCAGACGCATTTGCTGGTATCGAATTTGATGCAGAAGACATCACATTCTTAGCTCAAGTTGAAACGGAAGTTACCGGTGATGACGTTGAAATGTTAGAACGTTTCCTTGACGCACTCAATGATTGTGATGATGTACAAGATGTATATCACAATGCGATTATTGACTAA
- the bepA gene encoding beta-barrel assembly-enhancing protease, translated as MYFKKMYLKKILRLTSTALFVGALGLVSSVQANNKLPEIGTAGITALSIDQERQYGAAFIKVARGSFPMVSDPVLQEYIAELGAKLINQADSVRFPFHFFLIKNDEINAAAFLGGYVKVHTGLFLYAESEAEFASVIAHEISHITQRHLARSLEAQAGNSQLTVAGLVGAVLLGIANPVAGIAMLQTTVAINAQSAINYTRANEFEADRIGIQVMVKAGYDPTAMSTFFGKLSEQYRFSSTPPQMLITHPLPTTRITEARDRAALYPNRYYPPSLNYQLAKARIQVRYGVLKPEEALHFFQHQLKTTTFKLKDAALYGQALALLQLDKNKQAKKIVVELANTQPNNLFYLDTLTDIDLALKHNDEAIARLQKANNRYTNNPVTTINLAVALQQAKKYNQAKKLIRDYLRSNETDMIALSIYIDLLNQTDDKVIMYTQRANMAQLSANYPKALNELQSARTLATNSADIARIDAHMEQIELEKQEMQALQN; from the coding sequence TTGTATTTTAAAAAAATGTATCTCAAAAAAATATTACGTTTGACCAGTACAGCATTATTTGTCGGCGCGTTAGGTCTCGTTAGCTCAGTACAGGCTAACAATAAACTACCCGAAATCGGTACCGCTGGTATTACGGCCTTATCGATCGACCAAGAACGCCAATACGGCGCGGCTTTTATTAAAGTTGCGCGAGGCTCTTTCCCGATGGTCAGCGACCCGGTGTTACAAGAATACATTGCTGAATTGGGCGCTAAACTCATTAACCAAGCCGATTCAGTACGCTTCCCATTTCATTTTTTCCTTATTAAAAATGATGAAATCAATGCCGCGGCTTTTCTTGGTGGTTATGTAAAAGTGCATACTGGCTTATTCTTATATGCCGAAAGCGAAGCTGAATTTGCATCGGTTATTGCCCATGAGATCTCACACATTACCCAACGCCACCTTGCCCGTAGCTTAGAAGCACAAGCAGGCAATAGCCAACTTACAGTGGCAGGTTTAGTCGGGGCGGTATTATTAGGTATTGCCAATCCGGTAGCAGGTATTGCCATGTTACAAACCACTGTCGCCATTAATGCTCAGTCTGCGATTAACTATACTCGCGCCAATGAATTTGAAGCCGACCGTATTGGTATTCAGGTCATGGTGAAGGCGGGTTACGATCCAACTGCAATGTCGACATTCTTTGGTAAGTTATCCGAGCAATATCGTTTTAGTTCAACACCGCCACAAATGTTGATTACTCACCCATTACCAACAACGCGGATCACCGAAGCACGAGATAGGGCTGCGCTGTACCCAAATCGATACTACCCGCCAAGTCTCAACTATCAATTAGCCAAGGCCCGTATTCAAGTCCGTTATGGCGTATTAAAACCAGAAGAAGCACTGCATTTTTTTCAGCATCAGCTTAAAACCACAACGTTCAAGCTAAAAGATGCGGCACTCTACGGTCAAGCATTGGCGTTACTGCAATTAGACAAAAATAAACAAGCGAAGAAGATTGTGGTCGAATTGGCGAACACGCAGCCAAACAACCTATTTTATCTTGATACCCTTACCGATATCGATTTAGCCCTCAAACATAATGACGAAGCCATCGCACGATTACAGAAAGCCAATAACAGATATACCAACAACCCAGTTACCACCATCAATTTAGCCGTGGCGCTGCAGCAAGCAAAAAAATATAACCAAGCGAAAAAACTCATTCGGGATTATTTACGCAGTAATGAAACCGATATGATAGCGTTGAGTATTTATATTGACTTACTTAATCAAACCGATGATAAAGTAATAATGTATACGCAACGTGCCAATATGGCGCAACTCAGTGCTAACTATCCCAAAGCCCTAAACGAGCTGCAATCTGCCCGCACACTCGCGACAAACTCGGCTGATATAGCACGCATTGATGCGCATATGGAGCAAATTGAGTTAGAAAAGCAAGAAATGCAGGCATTGCAAAACTAG
- the arsC gene encoding arsenate reductase (glutaredoxin) (This arsenate reductase requires both glutathione and glutaredoxin to convert arsenate to arsenite, after which the efflux transporter formed by ArsA and ArsB can extrude the arsenite from the cell, providing resistance.) yields the protein MTSVTIYHNPRCSKSRQTLALLEAQGVQPSIIKYLETPPSAAQLQEILTLLALAPRQLMRIKEAEYKALGLDDESLSNDELIAAMIATPKLIERPIVLANGKATIGRPPENVLAIL from the coding sequence ATGACTAGTGTCACTATTTATCACAATCCGCGTTGCTCTAAAAGCCGCCAAACTCTTGCATTATTAGAAGCACAAGGCGTGCAGCCGAGCATCATAAAATACCTCGAAACGCCACCATCCGCAGCACAACTGCAAGAAATTCTAACCTTACTCGCATTAGCTCCTCGTCAATTAATGCGTATTAAAGAAGCTGAATATAAAGCACTTGGTTTAGATGATGAAAGTTTGTCTAATGACGAACTCATTGCCGCCATGATCGCAACACCGAAATTAATCGAACGTCCAATTGTGCTAGCAAACGGTAAAGCTACGATTGGCCGTCCACCCGAAAATGTTTTAGCCATTCTCTAA
- a CDS encoding DUF2069 domain-containing protein: MQTTQERQKRITQYRFLGLFGFFGLIILMFVWQLWLTPEKLQDHTQSQALAELTAMAEVNPELLLQVEAEKQKWLERQASHESNPLAKAFIWILPLLFPFYGLIKGKPYTAAWSNFVVMIYYMHSLTIMYTDPDERYLAILEFALANCMLFGNGLYARMQGKELGLGLDKLKVVMAEEKEREEAYKAQYKD, translated from the coding sequence ATGCAAACAACACAAGAAAGACAAAAACGTATTACGCAGTACCGATTTCTGGGACTGTTTGGCTTCTTTGGCCTAATCATACTCATGTTCGTATGGCAGTTATGGTTAACACCAGAAAAACTACAAGACCATACCCAATCACAAGCATTAGCTGAATTAACCGCAATGGCAGAAGTGAATCCAGAATTATTGCTGCAAGTTGAAGCGGAAAAACAAAAATGGTTAGAGCGCCAAGCATCACACGAGTCAAATCCATTGGCCAAAGCCTTTATTTGGATCTTGCCATTATTATTCCCCTTCTACGGATTGATCAAAGGCAAGCCTTACACGGCAGCTTGGAGTAACTTTGTGGTGATGATCTATTACATGCATTCATTAACCATCATGTATACCGATCCAGATGAACGTTATCTTGCGATTTTAGAGTTTGCCTTAGCCAACTGTATGTTGTTTGGTAATGGCCTTTATGCCCGGATGCAGGGCAAAGAATTAGGCCTTGGTCTTGATAAGCTAAAAGTAGTAATGGCTGAAGAAAAAGAACGAGAAGAAGCATACAAAGCGCAATACAAAGATTAA
- the hda gene encoding DnaA inactivator Hda, producing the protein MNTPAQLSLSVQLPDGETFASFYPGANVQLLTALKNAAVGGGDPFIYLFGNRSSGTSHLLHATCTECSDADRSAAYLPMEMSSMMTPSVLDGMEHLDLVCIDNIELIAGNREWEVALFNFYNRWLDSHDQHTPGSLIVTGNSAARHLGIQLPDLLSRLDWGVSYQLQLLDDDGKLAALQLRAEFRGLKLPMDVARFLLNRSSRDMKTLIATLDRLDQASISAQRRLTIPFVKETLSL; encoded by the coding sequence TTGAACACTCCAGCACAACTTTCTTTATCAGTACAATTACCCGATGGTGAAACTTTCGCGAGTTTTTACCCCGGTGCTAATGTCCAGCTACTGACAGCGCTAAAAAATGCCGCTGTTGGCGGCGGTGATCCATTTATTTATCTATTTGGTAACCGGAGTTCCGGTACTTCTCATTTACTTCATGCTACGTGTACAGAATGTTCCGATGCTGATCGCTCAGCGGCTTATTTACCGATGGAAATGTCTTCTATGATGACACCATCCGTACTTGATGGCATGGAACATCTTGATCTTGTATGTATCGATAATATTGAATTGATCGCGGGGAACCGTGAGTGGGAAGTGGCCTTATTCAACTTTTATAACCGTTGGCTCGATAGCCATGATCAACATACCCCAGGTTCACTGATCGTCACCGGTAATAGCGCGGCGCGACATTTAGGTATTCAGTTACCGGATCTGTTATCGCGATTAGATTGGGGGGTGAGTTACCAATTGCAGTTATTGGATGATGATGGCAAGTTAGCTGCACTGCAACTACGTGCTGAGTTTAGAGGATTGAAATTGCCAATGGATGTAGCTCGCTTTCTATTAAACCGTTCATCACGTGATATGAAAACGCTTATTGCCACATTAGACCGATTAGACCAAGCGTCAATTAGTGCGCAACGTCGACTGACTATCCCCTTTGTAAAAGAAACCCTTTCTTTATAA